In Glycine max cultivar Williams 82 chromosome 7, Glycine_max_v4.0, whole genome shotgun sequence, a single window of DNA contains:
- the LOC100818286 gene encoding E3 ubiquitin-protein ligase AIRP2 isoform X1, producing MGFGLNRRTKRREEQGEGKMRKSFKDSLKALEADIQFANTLASEYPSGGACFQLRLSYSPAAQFFLFLVQWTDCHLAGALGFIRILIYKAYEDGKTTMSIYERKASLREFYGVVFPSLLQLHRGITDVDDRKQKHLCATKYKLKDLTSKGNLSEIDMERELECGICLEINSKVVLPNCNHSMCMKCYEDWHARSQSCPFCRDSLKRVNTDDLWIYISSSEINDLASINKENFKRLFMYIESLPLTARPYMHHAIYHHH from the exons ATGGGGTTTGGTCTGAATAGGaggacaaagagaagagaagaacaagGAGAAGGAAAGATGCGCAAGTCTTTCAAGGATTCACTCAAAGCTCTTGAAGCTGATATCCAGTTTGCCAACACACT AGCTTCTGAGTATCCAAGTGGTGGTGCCTGCTTCCAATTGAGATTGTCCTACAGCCCAGCTGCTCAATTCTTCCTTTTCCTGGTTCAGTGGACTGATTGTCACCTTGCTGGAGCTTTAGGATTCATCAGAATTCTTATATACAAG GCATATGAAGATGGGAAGACAACCATGTCCATTTATGAAAGAAAAGCCAGTCTAAGGGAGTTCTATG GCGTGGTGTTTCCCTCTTTATTGCAACTTCACAGAGGAATCACCGATGTTGATGACAGGAAACAAAAACATCTATGTGCTACTAAGTATAAGCTTAAAGATTTGACAAGCAAAGGAAACCTTTCTGAAATTGACATGGAGAGGGAATTAGAGTGTGGTATTTGCTTGGAGATAAATAGCAAGGTTGTATTGCCCAACTGCAATCATTCAATGTGTATGAAATGCTATGAAGACTG GCATGCAAGATCTCAGTCTTGTCCTTTCTGTCGAGACAGTCTCAAAAGAGTGAACACTGATGATCTTTGGATCTACATTAGCAGCAGTGAGATTAATGACTTGGCTTCAATCAACAAGGAGAATTTCAAAAGATTATTTATGTACATAGAAAGTTTGCCTCTCACAGCCAGACCCTATATGCACCATGCCATATATCATCACCACTAG
- the LOC100818286 gene encoding E3 ubiquitin-protein ligase AIRP2 isoform X2: MRKSFKDSLKALEADIQFANTLASEYPSGGACFQLRLSYSPAAQFFLFLVQWTDCHLAGALGFIRILIYKAYEDGKTTMSIYERKASLREFYGVVFPSLLQLHRGITDVDDRKQKHLCATKYKLKDLTSKGNLSEIDMERELECGICLEINSKVVLPNCNHSMCMKCYEDWHARSQSCPFCRDSLKRVNTDDLWIYISSSEINDLASINKENFKRLFMYIESLPLTARPYMHHAIYHHH; the protein is encoded by the exons ATGCGCAAGTCTTTCAAGGATTCACTCAAAGCTCTTGAAGCTGATATCCAGTTTGCCAACACACT AGCTTCTGAGTATCCAAGTGGTGGTGCCTGCTTCCAATTGAGATTGTCCTACAGCCCAGCTGCTCAATTCTTCCTTTTCCTGGTTCAGTGGACTGATTGTCACCTTGCTGGAGCTTTAGGATTCATCAGAATTCTTATATACAAG GCATATGAAGATGGGAAGACAACCATGTCCATTTATGAAAGAAAAGCCAGTCTAAGGGAGTTCTATG GCGTGGTGTTTCCCTCTTTATTGCAACTTCACAGAGGAATCACCGATGTTGATGACAGGAAACAAAAACATCTATGTGCTACTAAGTATAAGCTTAAAGATTTGACAAGCAAAGGAAACCTTTCTGAAATTGACATGGAGAGGGAATTAGAGTGTGGTATTTGCTTGGAGATAAATAGCAAGGTTGTATTGCCCAACTGCAATCATTCAATGTGTATGAAATGCTATGAAGACTG GCATGCAAGATCTCAGTCTTGTCCTTTCTGTCGAGACAGTCTCAAAAGAGTGAACACTGATGATCTTTGGATCTACATTAGCAGCAGTGAGATTAATGACTTGGCTTCAATCAACAAGGAGAATTTCAAAAGATTATTTATGTACATAGAAAGTTTGCCTCTCACAGCCAGACCCTATATGCACCATGCCATATATCATCACCACTAG
- the LOC102668879 gene encoding protein root UVB sensitive 5, whose product MVFRIAVARGLKDPSFRVIQNHFAISGNLGEVAAKEEVWEVVAQLVGLSLGILILDTPGLVKSYGVISLTWLSMRLLHLWLCYESLSVLQFNTINIKRARILVKSHVLHSTVPGCTDSNREVNILAWSQFMKPKIIFGLPLEKMDGVERSYFMVEALIKLYASEKYILMVNQQTEDLRFYVSFKVGATNVSVLRSVWQSFWLSENWDSDDNVRDQIATSLMELEEKFEDFIQKLKDAEWDTQQFNLKVPKEIFIDDNTNSL is encoded by the exons ATGGTGTTCAGAATT GCTGTAGCAAGAGGGCTAAAAGATCCTTCTTTTCGTGTGATTCAAAACCACTTTGCAATTTCAGGAAATCTAGGAGAGGTAGCAGCAAAG GAAGAAGTTTGGGAAGTGGTTGCTCAACTGGTTGGCCTTTCTTTAGGCATATTGATTCtg GATACACCTGGCCTTGTAAAATCATATGGTGTAATTTCGTTAACTTGGTTGAGTATGCGACTACTGCATCTTTGGCTATGTTATGAATCACTTTCAGTTCTCCAGTTTAACACA ATAAATATAAAGCGTGCTCGCATACTGGTAAAATCACATGTGTTACACTCCACTGTTCCAG GATGCACCGATAGCAACAGAGAAGTAAATATATTAGCCTGGTCTCAATTCATGaagccaaaaataatttttggctTGCCCTTGGAGAAAATGGATGGTGTGGAGAGATCTTATTTTATG GTGGAGGcacttataaaattatatgcaaGTGAGAAATATATTCTTATGGTGAATCAACAGACAGAAGATTTGAGATTTTATGTTTCTTTCAAG GTTGGAGCTACAAATGTATCGGTATTGCGAAGTGTGTGGCAGAGTTTCTGGCTAAGTGAGAACTGGGATAGTGATGATAATGTTCGTGATCAAATTGCTACTAGCCTAATGGAATTGGAAGAAAAGTTTGAGGATTTCATTCAAAAGTTGAAAGATGCAGAATGGGATACCCAGCAATTCAATTTGAAGGTTCCCAAAGAAATCTTCATTGATGACAATACCAATTCTCTCTAA
- the LOC100527336 gene encoding putative 60S ribosomal protein L2, producing MSGVKRALRQFTFGTGKTAGRNSAGRITSFHRGGGAKRLQRTVDHKRNTASSLGVVERIEYDPNRSSKIALVRWIEGVHHRRRQAASANAASPKLLHLDPAATDANSIRGVFALNSMLPHAHAGTSSRELFLSALASKAKGSESESVSSLGIPRFAVAAARAPFFAQRAIGEETLEVRHWRRNSDAWAHRNKRKAAISWQSIAR from the coding sequence atgtccGGCGTAAAGAGAGCACTGAGGCAGTTCACCTTCGGAACCGGCAAGACCGCCGGTCGCAACTCGGCGGGGCGCATAACTTCCTTCCACCGCGGCGGCGGAGCCAAGCGCTTGCAACGAACCGTCGATCACAAACGGAATACTGCTTCTTCTCTCGGCGTCGTCGAAAGGATCGAGTACGACCCTAACCGCTCCTCCAAAATCGCCCTCGTTCGCTGGATCGAAGGCGTCCATCACCGTCGCCGCCAAGCCGCCTCCGCCAACGCCGCTTCCCCCAAGCTCCTCCATCTCGATCCCGCCGCTACCGATGCTAACAGCATTCGCGGCGTTTTCGCTCTCAATTCGATGCTGCCGCACGCTCACGCTGGAACATCCTCCAGAGAGCTTTTTCTGTCTGCGTTGGCGTCCAAGGCCAAGGGATCGGAATCGGAATCGGTTTCATCGCTCGGAATTCCGAGGTTCGCTGTTGCGGCCGCGAGGGCTCCGTTCTTCGCGCAGCGTGCGATAGGGGAGGAGACGTTGGAGGTTCGGCATTGGAGAAGGAATAGCGACGCGTGGGCGCATAGGAACAAACGTAAAGCGGCGATTTCGTGGCAAAGCATTGCTCGTTGA
- the LOC100818827 gene encoding T-complex protein 1 subunit delta encodes MAAIAAPQHRSSKTESYVDNKRKEDIRHANIVVARSVASAVRTSLGPKGMDKMISTSSDEVIITNDGATILNKMLVLQPAAKMLVELSKSQDSAAGDGTTTVVVIAGALLEQCILLLSHGIHPTVVSDALHKAAVKAVDVLTAMAVPIELSDRDSLVKSASTSLNSKVVSQYSTLLAPLAVDAVLSVVDGTKPDMVDLRDVKIVKKLGGTVDDTELVKGLVFDKKVSHAAGGPTRMENAKIAVIQFHISPPKTDIEQSIVVSDYSQMDRILKEERSYILGMIKKIKTTGCNVLLIQKSILRDAITDLSLHYLAKAKILVIKDVERDEIEFITKTLNCLPIANIEHFRTEKLGYADLVEEVSLGDGKIVKITGIKEMGKTSTVLVRGSNQLLLDEAERSLHDALCVVRCLVAKRFLIAGGGAPEIELSRKLGAWAKVLHGMEGYCVRAFAEALQVIPYTLAENAGLNPIAIVTELRNRHAQGEINAGINVRKGQITNILEENVVELIQQCGI; translated from the coding sequence ATGGCGGCAATCGCAGCTCCCCAGCACCGATCCTCGAAGACGGAGTCCTACGTTGACAACAAGCGCAAGGAGGACATCCGCCACGCCAACATCGTGGTCGCACGCTCCGTTGCCAGCGCAGTTCGCACCAGTCTGGGCCCCAAGGGCATGGACAAGATGATCTCCACCTCCTCCGACGAGGTCATCATCACCAATGACGGCGCCACCATCCTCAACAAGATGCTGGTCCTCCAGCCCGCCGCCAAGATGCTCGTTGAACTCTCCAAGTCCCAGGACTCCGCCGCCGGCGATGGCACCACCACCGTCGTCGTCATTGCCGGCGCCCTCCTCGAGCAGTGCATCCTCCTCCTCTCCCACGGCATCCACCCCACCGTCGTCTCCGACGCCCTCCACAAGGCTGCCGTGAAGGCCGTCGACGTTCTCACCGCCATGGCCGTCCCCATCGAGCTCTCTGACCGCGACTCCCTCGTGAAGTCTGCTAGCACATCCCTCAACAGCAAGGTCGTCAGCCAGTACTCCACGCTCCTGGCTCCCCTAGCTGTCGACGCCGTTCTCTCCGTCGTCGATGGCACCAAGCCCGACATGGTCGACCTCCGAGATGTGAAGATCGTGAAGAAGCTCGGCGGCACCGTCGACGACACCGAGCTCGTGAAAGGTCTCGTCTTTGACAAGAAGGTCAGCCACGCCGCCGGGGGACCCACCCGAATGGAGAACGCCAAGATCGCAGTTATCCAATTCCATATTTCGCCTCCCAAAACCGACATCGAACAGAGCATTGTGGTGAGTGATTACTCTCAGATGGATAGGATTCTAAAGGAAGAGCGTAGTTATATTCTCGGCATGATTAAGAAGATCAAGACCACGGGTTGTAACGTGTTGTTGATTCAGAAGAGTATTCTGAGGGACGCCATTACTGATTTGTCCTTGCATTACCTTGCCAAAGCTAAGATTTTGGTCATTAAGGATGTGGAGAGGGATGAGATTGAGTTCATTACCAAGACACTGAATTGTTTGCCCATTGCTAACATTGAGCATTTTCGCACTGAGAAGTTGGGTTACGCTGATCTTGTGGAAGAGGTTTCTCTTGGGGATGGGAAGATTGTGAAGATTACTGGGATTAAGGAGATGGGGAAGACCAGCACTGTGCTTGTACGTGGGTCTAATCAGCTTCTTCTCGATGAGGCCGAGCGAAGTTTGCACGATGCTTTGTGTGTTGTTAGGTGTTTGGTTGCCAAGAGGTTTCTCATTGCCGGCGGTGGTGCGCCTGAGATTGAGCTCTCCAGGAAGCTGGGTGCCTGGGCTAAGGTGTTGCATGGGATGGAGGGTTACTGTGTGAGGGCATTTGCTGAGGCGCTTCAAGTTATTCCCTATACTCTGGCTGAGAATGCTGGTTTGAACCCCATTGCCATTGTTACCGAGCTGAGGAATCGTCATGCACAGGGTGAGATAAATGCTGGAATAAATGTGAGGAAGGGTCAGATTACCAACATCTTGGAGGAGAATGTGGTAGAGTTGATTCAACAATGTGGAATTTAG